A region from the Bacteroidia bacterium genome encodes:
- the pseF gene encoding pseudaminic acid cytidylyltransferase, with protein sequence MRTLAIIPARGGSKRIPRKNIIPFLGKPIIQYSIETAIKSNLFNEIMVSTDDIEISEISVNAGAVVPFLRSHKTANDTAHIAEVVDEVLTTYKQAGKEFDVFCVIFPTAPFTNQGRLLEGFELLNNGKFDSVFPVLQYSYPIQRSLKIENGKISMIWPENLNKRSQDLSPSYHDSGQFYWMKTDAFNIQKKLFSDNSGAIVLSELEAHDIDTLEDWKVAEMKYKLLFQ encoded by the coding sequence ATGAGAACATTAGCAATTATACCGGCACGTGGTGGTAGTAAACGAATTCCAAGAAAAAACATTATTCCATTTTTAGGAAAACCTATAATACAATACTCCATTGAAACAGCTATAAAATCAAACTTATTCAATGAAATAATGGTTTCAACTGACGATATTGAGATCTCTGAAATCTCAGTAAATGCAGGAGCTGTTGTTCCTTTTTTAAGAAGCCATAAAACTGCAAATGATACTGCACATATTGCTGAAGTAGTTGATGAAGTTCTAACAACATACAAACAAGCAGGCAAAGAATTTGATGTTTTTTGTGTTATTTTTCCTACCGCACCATTTACAAACCAAGGTAGGCTTCTTGAAGGTTTTGAATTATTAAACAATGGTAAATTTGATTCTGTATTTCCGGTTCTGCAGTATAGCTATCCCATTCAACGTTCACTTAAAATCGAAAACGGAAAAATTAGTATGATTTGGCCTGAAAATTTAAATAAAAGATCACAAGATTTATCTCCTTCCTATCATGATAGTGGTCAGTTTTACTGGATGAAAACGGATGCATTTAACATTCAAAAAAAGCTGTTTTCTGATAATTCTGGAGCAATTGTATTATCAGAACTGGAAGCTCACGACATTGACACCCTTGAAGATTGGAAAGTTGCTGAAATGAAATATAAGC